A single window of Granulicella sibirica DNA harbors:
- the trpA gene encoding tryptophan synthase subunit alpha, whose product MPIAFETKPGIVAYLTAGDPDLATTRDIALAAIDNGADVIELGVPFSDPLADGPVIQRASERAVARGTRLTDVLGIAAELRKARPACGLVLFSYLNPVVRMGMKEFCTKAAEVGADGVLLTDMIVEEAGEYLAEMSANELAPVFLAAPTSPDARLKAIGENSKGFVYAISRVGITGTRDTVASDAPGLVERLRKFTTLPIAVGFGISNAAHVKAVGEFADAAVIGSALVALIEKTGPTDAATAVGSFIAGLRGR is encoded by the coding sequence GTGCCGATTGCATTCGAGACGAAGCCGGGGATTGTGGCTTATTTAACGGCGGGAGACCCGGACCTGGCGACGACGCGGGATATTGCGCTGGCGGCGATCGATAACGGCGCGGATGTGATCGAGTTGGGTGTTCCCTTCTCGGATCCTCTTGCCGATGGGCCGGTGATTCAGCGAGCGAGTGAGCGGGCCGTCGCTCGGGGGACGCGGTTGACGGATGTGCTGGGGATTGCGGCGGAGTTGCGGAAGGCTCGTCCGGCTTGTGGGTTGGTGCTGTTCTCGTATCTGAATCCCGTGGTGCGGATGGGGATGAAGGAGTTCTGCACCAAGGCTGCGGAGGTGGGCGCGGATGGGGTTCTGCTGACGGACATGATCGTGGAGGAGGCGGGCGAGTACCTGGCGGAGATGTCGGCGAATGAGTTGGCACCGGTGTTCCTGGCGGCTCCTACGAGTCCGGATGCGCGGCTGAAGGCGATCGGGGAGAACTCGAAGGGGTTTGTGTACGCGATCTCGCGGGTTGGGATTACGGGGACGCGGGATACGGTGGCTAGCGATGCTCCGGGACTCGTGGAGCGGCTGCGGAAGTTCACGACCCTGCCGATTGCGGTTGGGTTCGGGATCTCGAATGCCGCGCATGTGAAGGCTGTGGGCGAGTTCGCGGATGCGGCTGTGATCGGGAGCGCGCTGGTGGCGCTGATCGAGAAGACGGGGCCGACGGATGCGGCGACGGCGGTTGGGAGTTTCATTGCGGGATTGCGGGGGCGGTAG
- the trpB gene encoding tryptophan synthase subunit beta, whose translation MATAVENPAVQVAGRFGAYGGRYVPETLMAALEELEAAYAVAQDDPAFHAELDGLLHHYCGRPTPLYFAKRMSEQLGGAKIYLKREDLLHTGAHKINNALGQGLLARRMGKQRIIAETGAGQHGVATATVCALLGLECVIYMGEEDMRRQELNVYRMRLLGADVRGVASGSATLKDAINEAMRDWVTNVRTTYYVLGSALGAHPYPTMVRNFHRVISIEARKQFLEEVGRLPDAVVACVGGGSNAIGAFYEFIPDASVKLVGVEAGGRGTALGEHAARFQKTGGGLPGVLQGTYSYVLQNDYGQVATTHSVSAGLDYASVGPEHAMLHDSGRAEYVSCSDEEALKATVALSRTEGIVPALESAHAVAEGMRMAARMGKDQILMINLSGRGDKDMGIMARELNLQGATKDSTIAGGL comes from the coding sequence ATGGCGACAGCGGTTGAGAATCCGGCGGTGCAGGTGGCGGGGCGGTTCGGCGCTTATGGCGGACGGTATGTTCCGGAGACGCTGATGGCGGCGCTGGAAGAGCTCGAGGCGGCGTATGCGGTCGCGCAGGATGATCCGGCGTTTCATGCGGAGCTTGATGGGCTGCTGCATCACTACTGTGGGCGCCCGACGCCGCTTTACTTTGCGAAGCGGATGTCCGAGCAGTTGGGTGGAGCGAAGATCTACCTGAAGCGCGAGGACCTACTGCACACTGGCGCGCACAAGATCAACAATGCGCTTGGGCAGGGTTTGCTGGCGCGGCGGATGGGTAAGCAGAGGATCATCGCCGAGACAGGCGCGGGGCAGCATGGGGTGGCTACGGCTACCGTTTGTGCGTTGTTAGGGCTTGAATGCGTTATCTACATGGGCGAGGAAGATATGCGGCGGCAGGAGCTGAATGTCTATCGCATGCGCCTGCTCGGGGCTGATGTGCGTGGGGTTGCGTCGGGGTCGGCTACGTTGAAGGACGCGATCAACGAGGCGATGCGGGACTGGGTCACGAACGTTCGCACGACTTACTACGTGCTTGGGAGCGCGCTTGGGGCGCATCCGTATCCGACGATGGTGCGGAACTTTCACCGGGTGATTTCGATCGAGGCACGGAAGCAGTTTCTGGAGGAGGTAGGGCGGCTTCCGGATGCGGTGGTTGCTTGCGTGGGTGGTGGATCGAATGCGATCGGGGCGTTCTATGAGTTCATTCCGGATGCTTCGGTGAAGTTAGTCGGCGTGGAGGCGGGTGGGCGTGGGACGGCGCTTGGGGAACATGCGGCGCGGTTTCAGAAGACGGGCGGCGGGCTGCCGGGAGTGCTGCAGGGGACCTACTCGTACGTGCTGCAGAACGACTATGGGCAGGTGGCTACGACGCACTCGGTGAGTGCTGGGCTGGACTATGCGAGCGTGGGGCCGGAGCATGCGATGCTGCATGACTCGGGGCGGGCGGAGTATGTGTCGTGCTCGGATGAGGAGGCGCTGAAGGCTACGGTGGCGTTGTCGCGGACGGAGGGAATCGTTCCGGCGCTGGAGTCGGCGCATGCGGTGGCTGAGGGGATGAGGATGGCGGCGCGGATGGGGAAGGATCAGATTTTGATGATCAACCTGAGCGGCCGTGGGGATAAGGATATGGGGATCATGGCGCGGGAATTGAATTTGCAGGGCGCCACGAAGGACTCGACGATCGCGGGGGGACTCTAG
- a CDS encoding glycerate kinase type-2 family protein produces the protein MTGASADRRGVARGIFAASLAACGVEQAFASKMRAGPSGKPYAFALEGDGEVDLAGVERVVVVAMGKGATPMLQSLLDRVRLPDGCEVSGMLIAPERPDGLRDGIAYFAGGHPMPNEESFAAARAALAMVREASVAAEKTFCFFLISGGASAMMELPLDESISLEETVGFYRVLVHSGAHIAEINCVRKHFSAVKGGRLGMAAAGMPGVTMLVSDVPEGQLDALASGPTLPDRSTVEQCWEILGRYQLLDRFPAAVRGFFESGQMIETPKPEMFSPRVFTLLSAEDLAVAARREAEALGFATVVDNTCDDWDYRDAADYLLGRLQELRETLGRVCLISTGEVTVKVTHTDGETGGKGGRNQHFALYAATKIAGSERPTVVFSAGSDGVDGNSDRAGAVVDETTLPGLESEAEDALRRFDSYGLLHRLNATVYTGPTGNNLRDLRLLIAE, from the coding sequence ATGACAGGAGCTTCGGCCGATCGTCGTGGCGTTGCGAGAGGGATCTTTGCGGCTTCGCTTGCGGCTTGTGGTGTGGAGCAGGCGTTTGCTTCGAAGATGAGGGCTGGTCCTAGCGGGAAGCCGTATGCGTTTGCGCTGGAGGGGGATGGGGAGGTCGATCTCGCCGGGGTGGAGCGGGTGGTGGTGGTTGCTATGGGTAAGGGGGCTACGCCTATGCTGCAGTCGCTGCTCGACCGGGTGCGGCTGCCCGATGGGTGCGAGGTCTCCGGGATGCTGATTGCGCCGGAGAGGCCGGACGGGCTGCGGGATGGGATTGCTTATTTTGCGGGTGGGCATCCGATGCCGAATGAGGAGTCGTTTGCGGCTGCGAGGGCGGCGCTTGCGATGGTTCGTGAGGCTTCGGTTGCGGCGGAGAAGACGTTCTGCTTCTTCCTGATCAGCGGTGGGGCTTCGGCGATGATGGAGCTTCCGCTGGACGAGTCGATTTCGCTGGAGGAGACGGTTGGGTTTTATCGGGTGCTGGTGCATAGCGGGGCGCATATCGCCGAGATCAACTGCGTGCGGAAGCATTTTTCGGCAGTAAAAGGCGGGCGGCTTGGGATGGCCGCAGCGGGGATGCCGGGGGTGACGATGCTGGTGTCGGATGTACCGGAAGGGCAGCTCGACGCGCTTGCCTCGGGGCCGACGCTGCCGGATCGGTCGACGGTGGAGCAGTGTTGGGAGATACTCGGGCGCTATCAGTTGCTGGATAGGTTTCCGGCGGCGGTGCGGGGGTTCTTCGAGTCGGGGCAGATGATCGAGACGCCGAAGCCGGAGATGTTTTCGCCACGGGTGTTTACGCTTCTGTCGGCTGAGGATTTGGCCGTTGCTGCTCGGAGAGAAGCTGAGGCGTTAGGGTTTGCGACGGTGGTGGATAACACGTGCGATGACTGGGACTATCGGGATGCCGCGGATTACCTGCTTGGGCGACTGCAGGAGCTACGGGAGACGCTGGGGCGGGTTTGCCTGATCTCGACGGGTGAGGTGACGGTGAAGGTGACGCATACGGACGGCGAAACTGGGGGCAAGGGTGGAAGGAATCAGCACTTCGCTCTGTATGCGGCTACGAAGATTGCTGGATCTGAACGGCCGACCGTGGTGTTTTCGGCTGGGTCCGACGGGGTGGATGGGAACAGCGATCGTGCCGGTGCCGTGGTGGATGAGACTACGCTGCCTGGTCTTGAGAGCGAGGCGGAGGATGCCTTGCGGCGGTTCGATTCTTACGGGCTTTTGCATCGGTTGAATGCGACGGTGTATACGGGGCCTACGGGGAATAACTTGCGGGATTTGCGATTACTGATCGCGGAATAG
- the larA gene encoding nickel-dependent lactate racemase, giving the protein MDTVVAFGKTGLTLHLPDGPRYQVVHAHAAGAMQDVRRALDAALDGPIGCAPLEVLAAGKKTAAISVCDITRPAPNQVTLPPVLERLHRAGLRVQNITICIATGLHREATREELDIILGPEIAAKYPILNHDAKKKDAHGYVGETRRGTPVYVERPFLDADLHITLGFIEQHLMLGFSGGRKMIAPGLAAQETIKVIHSPKFMRESLAVEGSIDENPLHAELLEIARMVRHDFMLDVTLTKSRGISGIFAGDPVKAHAAGVEFLRGSSVEYVPEFVDAAITSAAGNPLDLTCYQTIKGVTAVQHIVKPGGKILVVSECSEGIGSAEFAEKLRSYEGPQRYLDEIADAPVVPDQWQLEKLALVELKHPVLFYAPGTRPEELGALRSFRTVDEAIASLLDGLPAGGRVAVMSDGPYAYARVQPMELVSAR; this is encoded by the coding sequence TTGGATACAGTCGTTGCTTTTGGGAAGACCGGGTTGACGCTGCATCTGCCGGATGGGCCGCGTTACCAGGTGGTGCATGCGCATGCGGCGGGTGCGATGCAGGATGTGCGGCGGGCGCTGGATGCGGCTTTGGATGGGCCGATCGGGTGTGCGCCGTTAGAGGTGCTTGCGGCGGGGAAGAAGACGGCGGCTATCTCGGTGTGCGATATTACGCGCCCGGCTCCGAACCAGGTGACGCTGCCTCCGGTGCTGGAACGGCTGCATCGGGCTGGGTTGCGGGTGCAGAATATTACGATCTGCATTGCTACCGGGCTGCATCGGGAGGCTACGCGCGAAGAGCTGGATATCATTCTCGGGCCGGAGATCGCGGCGAAGTATCCGATTCTGAATCATGATGCGAAGAAGAAGGATGCGCATGGGTATGTCGGCGAGACGCGACGGGGGACGCCGGTGTATGTCGAGAGGCCGTTTCTGGATGCGGACCTGCACATCACGCTTGGGTTTATCGAGCAGCATTTGATGCTTGGGTTTTCGGGTGGGCGGAAGATGATTGCGCCGGGGCTGGCGGCGCAGGAGACGATCAAAGTGATTCATTCGCCGAAGTTCATGCGGGAGAGCCTGGCGGTGGAAGGGTCGATCGATGAGAATCCGCTGCATGCGGAGCTGCTCGAGATTGCGCGGATGGTGCGGCATGACTTCATGCTGGATGTAACGTTGACGAAGAGCCGGGGGATCTCGGGGATCTTTGCGGGGGATCCGGTGAAGGCGCATGCGGCGGGTGTGGAGTTTCTGCGTGGATCGTCGGTGGAGTATGTGCCGGAGTTTGTGGATGCGGCGATTACGAGCGCGGCGGGGAATCCGCTGGACCTGACGTGCTACCAGACGATCAAGGGCGTGACGGCGGTGCAGCATATCGTGAAGCCGGGTGGGAAGATTCTGGTGGTGAGCGAGTGCTCGGAGGGGATTGGGTCGGCTGAGTTTGCGGAGAAGCTCCGGAGTTATGAGGGGCCGCAGCGGTATCTCGATGAGATTGCGGATGCGCCGGTTGTGCCGGATCAATGGCAGTTGGAGAAGCTGGCGCTGGTTGAGTTGAAGCATCCGGTGCTGTTCTATGCTCCGGGGACGAGGCCGGAGGAGCTTGGGGCGCTGCGGAGCTTTAGGACTGTCGACGAGGCGATCGCGAGTCTGCTGGATGGGCTTCCGGCGGGCGGGCGGGTAGCGGTGATGTCGGATGGTCCCTATGCTTATGCACGGGTGCAGCCTATGGAGCTGGTGAGCGCCAGATGA
- a CDS encoding alpha-amylase family protein: MTQSRRTFVKQVGGVAAMSVLGALWMTLDAEGAQARVGPTVGNPGWYDRPMRWAQLAFVEDDPGNYDQGFWLDYFKRIHADAACLSAGGVVAFYPTKVPLHYRSKWLGSMDTFGDLVAGCRKLGMNVVARTDSHACHQDAYEQHPEWIAVDAQGKKRRHPSDPSLWLTCALGPYNFEFMTSVHQEIMRLYMPDGIFTNRWSGNGMCFCEHCQVSFKAYSGLELPRTLDPQDAARHAYILWNQKTLFELWRLWNTKIREINPNASYIANAGGGALSELDMVTIGELAPTLFADRQGRSGTTPPWTNGKNGKEYRATMGSKAIGGIFSVGVEERYRWKDSVQSGDEIRLWVADGIANDLRPWFTKFNAKVIDKRWLPVVEEIYQWHYANEGYLRNERSLARVGMVYSQQTAEFYGGVNARTKVEDAALGFYQAMIEARIPFEMVHDGLLDEEHLRQLRTLILPNIAALSTKQCGQIEAFVARGGGVVATFETSLYDEAGVRRKEFGLASLFGASFAGKVDGPMLNSYLAFDHSAGGDTTALLAGLDGVPRIINAANQVSVKTTGDTKAVVSIVPSYPDLPMEEVFQRSQQTGGPGVFLNKHGAGRVVYFPGDIDRTFWEVLNVDQGRLLANAVRWATAEDAPVEVTGQGVLDLAVWKQKGSMTVHLVNLTNPMMMKGPVREIIAMPPQVVRLRVPKGEKVSRVRLLVAGGDGVYKREGDVIAVDVPSIGVHEVVAFDLAT, from the coding sequence TTGACGCAGAGCCGGCGGACGTTTGTGAAGCAGGTGGGCGGTGTGGCGGCGATGTCGGTCCTGGGTGCGTTGTGGATGACCCTCGACGCGGAAGGCGCGCAAGCCAGGGTTGGTCCTACCGTTGGGAATCCTGGATGGTATGACCGGCCGATGCGGTGGGCGCAACTAGCGTTTGTCGAGGATGATCCGGGCAACTACGACCAGGGGTTCTGGCTGGACTACTTCAAGAGGATTCATGCAGACGCGGCGTGCCTGAGCGCGGGTGGTGTGGTGGCGTTCTACCCGACGAAGGTCCCGTTGCATTACCGGAGCAAATGGCTCGGGTCGATGGATACGTTTGGGGATCTTGTCGCAGGGTGCCGGAAGCTGGGGATGAATGTGGTTGCGCGGACAGACTCGCATGCGTGCCACCAGGATGCGTATGAGCAGCACCCGGAGTGGATCGCGGTGGATGCGCAGGGGAAGAAAAGGCGGCATCCTTCAGACCCCAGCCTTTGGTTGACGTGCGCGTTGGGGCCTTACAACTTCGAGTTCATGACGTCGGTTCACCAGGAGATCATGCGGCTTTATATGCCGGATGGGATCTTTACCAACCGGTGGTCGGGCAATGGGATGTGCTTCTGCGAGCACTGCCAGGTGAGCTTCAAGGCCTACTCGGGTCTGGAGTTGCCGCGGACGCTCGATCCGCAGGATGCGGCGCGGCATGCTTACATCCTTTGGAACCAGAAGACGCTGTTTGAGCTTTGGCGGTTGTGGAATACGAAGATTCGGGAGATCAATCCGAACGCGAGTTATATCGCCAATGCGGGTGGCGGGGCTTTGAGCGAGCTGGACATGGTGACGATCGGGGAGCTTGCGCCGACGCTGTTTGCGGATCGGCAGGGACGGAGCGGAACGACGCCTCCGTGGACGAATGGGAAGAATGGCAAGGAATATCGCGCGACGATGGGGTCGAAGGCGATCGGCGGGATCTTCAGCGTGGGGGTGGAGGAACGGTACCGCTGGAAGGACTCGGTGCAGAGTGGGGACGAGATACGGCTTTGGGTGGCGGATGGGATTGCGAACGATCTGAGGCCGTGGTTTACGAAGTTCAATGCGAAGGTGATCGATAAGCGCTGGCTGCCGGTGGTGGAGGAGATCTACCAGTGGCACTATGCGAACGAAGGGTATCTGCGGAATGAGCGGTCGCTGGCGCGTGTGGGCATGGTGTACTCGCAGCAGACGGCGGAGTTCTACGGCGGCGTGAACGCGCGGACGAAGGTGGAGGATGCGGCGCTAGGCTTCTACCAGGCGATGATCGAGGCGCGGATTCCGTTCGAGATGGTGCATGACGGGCTGCTCGATGAGGAGCACCTGAGGCAGCTTCGGACGCTGATCCTGCCGAATATCGCTGCACTTTCGACGAAGCAGTGTGGGCAGATCGAGGCGTTCGTTGCGCGGGGTGGGGGCGTGGTGGCTACGTTCGAGACGTCGCTGTATGACGAGGCGGGCGTGAGACGGAAGGAGTTTGGGCTGGCATCGTTGTTTGGGGCTTCGTTCGCGGGGAAGGTGGATGGGCCGATGCTGAACTCTTACCTTGCGTTCGACCATTCCGCTGGAGGGGATACCACGGCTTTGCTGGCGGGCTTGGATGGGGTGCCTCGGATCATCAATGCGGCGAACCAGGTTTCTGTGAAGACGACGGGGGATACGAAGGCGGTTGTCAGTATCGTTCCGAGTTATCCGGATCTTCCGATGGAGGAGGTGTTTCAGCGGTCTCAGCAGACGGGTGGGCCCGGGGTTTTCCTGAACAAGCATGGTGCGGGGAGAGTGGTTTATTTTCCGGGAGATATCGACCGGACGTTCTGGGAGGTGCTGAATGTCGACCAGGGGAGGCTGCTGGCGAACGCTGTGCGGTGGGCTACGGCTGAGGATGCTCCGGTGGAAGTGACGGGGCAGGGCGTGCTGGATCTCGCGGTGTGGAAGCAGAAGGGGTCGATGACGGTTCACCTGGTGAACCTGACGAACCCGATGATGATGAAGGGGCCGGTGCGGGAGATCATCGCCATGCCCCCGCAGGTGGTGAGGCTGCGGGTGCCGAAGGGCGAGAAGGTGTCGCGGGTGCGGTTGCTTGTGGCGGGTGGGGATGGCGTCTATAAGAGAGAGGGTGACGTGATCGCGGTCGATGTGCCTTCGATCGGGGTGCATGAGGTTGTTGCCTTTGACCTTGCAACGTAG
- a CDS encoding L-lactate permease: MTWSQTYLLFGHGLAFSVLLAATPIFTLLLLLGVLRRPAWIAGLSGLAVTLCLAVLAYHMPVVTAVSAAANGAAFGLFPISWIVFSALCLFRVTVETGQFEIIKDSLGRLTPDPRLQALLIAFAFEGFLEGAAGFGAPVAIASSMLIGLGFSPYSAAALCLLANTAPVAFGSIGIPIVTLAGTTGLSLAKLSAAVGALVTPIALILPIYLVVAVGGVGALSGIWLPLIVAGGVFGGMQFVVSTYLGPQLTDILAAIAAMASLVLLLRFWRAQKPGEASGGVSTATLKNFARMGAEAGDHDGELSLEEKTVPENSVGKVFKAWAPYAFLVACVLLWGYAPFQRKLNAVTFLIKWPFLHDVVQRMPPIVASPSPYHALYTVNWLSAAGTSCMVAALLAAAFLRLSPIRFARILLAVTRQLMLPTVTVTSVIAIAFLMNYCGATVTLGLGFAATGALFPFFSALLGWVGVFLTGSDTSANALFGNLQVVSAERLHFDPILMAAANSAGGVMGKMISLQTIAVAAAATGLTALEQVRLFRFTLKHSIILAVATGLIALLYAHILHFG, from the coding sequence TTGACCTGGTCTCAAACGTATCTTCTCTTCGGCCACGGCCTCGCCTTCTCCGTCCTCCTCGCAGCAACACCCATCTTCACGCTCCTGCTCCTGCTCGGAGTCCTTCGCCGCCCCGCCTGGATCGCTGGCCTCTCCGGCCTCGCCGTCACCCTCTGCCTCGCGGTGCTGGCCTACCACATGCCCGTCGTCACCGCCGTCAGCGCGGCCGCCAACGGAGCCGCCTTCGGTCTCTTCCCCATCTCGTGGATTGTCTTTTCCGCCCTCTGTCTCTTCCGCGTCACTGTCGAGACCGGCCAGTTCGAAATCATCAAGGACTCCCTCGGCCGTCTCACTCCCGACCCGCGTCTTCAGGCCCTCCTCATCGCCTTTGCCTTCGAAGGCTTCCTCGAAGGCGCGGCAGGCTTCGGCGCCCCCGTCGCCATCGCCTCCTCGATGCTCATCGGCCTCGGCTTCTCCCCCTACAGCGCGGCCGCCCTCTGCCTCCTCGCCAACACCGCGCCGGTCGCCTTCGGCTCCATCGGCATCCCCATCGTCACCCTTGCCGGAACTACCGGCCTGTCCCTCGCCAAACTCAGCGCCGCCGTAGGCGCTCTCGTCACCCCGATCGCCCTCATCCTTCCGATCTATCTCGTCGTCGCCGTCGGGGGAGTAGGCGCACTGAGCGGCATCTGGCTTCCGTTGATCGTCGCCGGAGGCGTCTTCGGCGGCATGCAGTTCGTCGTCTCCACCTACCTCGGCCCCCAACTCACCGACATCCTCGCCGCCATCGCCGCCATGGCCTCCCTCGTCCTCCTCCTCCGGTTCTGGCGAGCCCAGAAACCGGGCGAAGCTTCAGGCGGTGTCTCAACAGCAACGCTGAAGAACTTCGCCCGCATGGGAGCCGAAGCCGGCGACCACGACGGAGAACTTTCCCTTGAAGAAAAGACAGTCCCCGAGAACTCCGTTGGCAAGGTCTTCAAAGCCTGGGCTCCCTACGCCTTCCTCGTGGCCTGCGTGCTCCTCTGGGGCTACGCCCCCTTCCAGCGCAAGCTCAACGCCGTTACCTTCCTCATCAAGTGGCCGTTCCTCCACGACGTGGTCCAGCGCATGCCCCCAATCGTCGCGTCGCCCTCGCCCTATCACGCGCTCTACACCGTCAACTGGCTCTCCGCCGCCGGAACCTCCTGCATGGTGGCCGCGCTCCTCGCCGCCGCCTTCCTCCGCCTCAGCCCCATCCGCTTCGCCAGGATCCTCCTAGCCGTCACCCGGCAGCTCATGCTCCCGACCGTCACCGTCACCTCCGTCATCGCCATCGCCTTCCTGATGAACTACTGCGGAGCCACCGTGACCCTCGGCCTCGGCTTCGCCGCCACCGGAGCCCTCTTCCCCTTTTTCAGCGCTCTCCTCGGCTGGGTCGGCGTCTTCCTCACCGGCTCCGACACCTCCGCCAACGCCCTCTTCGGCAACCTCCAGGTCGTCTCCGCCGAGCGCCTCCACTTCGACCCCATCCTCATGGCCGCCGCCAACTCCGCCGGGGGCGTCATGGGCAAAATGATCAGCCTCCAGACCATCGCCGTCGCCGCCGCAGCCACCGGCCTCACCGCCCTCGAGCAGGTCAGGCTCTTCCGCTTCACCCTCAAGCACAGCATCATCCTCGCCGTCGCCACCGGGCTCATCGCCCTCCTCTACGCCCACATCCTGCACTTCGGCTGA
- a CDS encoding SDR family NAD(P)-dependent oxidoreductase: MRIAVITGAAQGIGRRTAELFAANGYGLALIDLQSSSETLHSIAQHNVEAFDFTGDISDESCVSTFVSEVKSRYGRADVLVNNAGISFIAPAETVTGAAFRRVLDVNLLAPFLLARDFGVMMLEQGEGSIVNVASIAGLVGIGDRSAYNASKHGLIGLTRTLAAEWGGRGVRANAVCPGWVKTEMDVADQATSGYNDQDIEDRNPMGRFASPDDIANAILFLADPAKSGFINGQSLAVDGGWITDGSWQTLRLRHR, translated from the coding sequence ATGCGCATCGCAGTCATCACAGGAGCAGCCCAGGGCATAGGCCGCCGCACCGCCGAACTCTTCGCCGCCAACGGCTACGGCCTCGCCCTCATCGATCTCCAGTCGTCCAGCGAGACCCTCCACTCCATCGCCCAACACAATGTCGAAGCCTTCGACTTTACCGGCGACATCTCCGACGAGTCCTGCGTCTCCACCTTCGTCTCCGAAGTAAAGTCCCGCTACGGCCGAGCCGACGTCCTCGTCAACAACGCCGGCATCAGCTTCATCGCTCCCGCCGAGACCGTAACCGGAGCCGCCTTCCGCCGCGTCCTCGATGTCAACCTCCTCGCCCCGTTCCTGCTTGCCCGCGACTTCGGCGTCATGATGCTCGAGCAGGGCGAGGGCTCGATCGTCAACGTAGCCTCCATCGCCGGCCTCGTCGGCATTGGAGACCGCTCCGCATACAACGCCAGCAAGCACGGCCTCATCGGTCTCACCCGCACCCTCGCCGCCGAGTGGGGTGGACGCGGCGTCCGCGCCAACGCCGTCTGCCCCGGCTGGGTCAAAACCGAGATGGACGTAGCCGACCAGGCCACCTCCGGCTACAACGACCAGGACATCGAAGACCGCAACCCCATGGGCCGCTTCGCCTCCCCCGACGACATCGCCAACGCCATCCTCTTCCTCGCCGACCCGGCCAAGAGCGGCTTCATCAACGGACAATCGCTGGCCGTAGACGGTGGATGGATTACCGACGGAAGCTGGCAGACCCTGCGCCTCCGCCATCGCTGA
- a CDS encoding ExbD/TolR family protein — MGMGGGGTGGAVSEINVTPLIDVLLVLLIIFMVIVPVTPHGLDALVPQPPKNKQQDDNNTRTIVVQVQSNGAGEPAYKINETAFNKSAIESQLATIFAARQEKVMFVKGDKDLDFSKIAEVIDFGHQAGVDNIGLITPRVEAGQ, encoded by the coding sequence ATGGGAATGGGTGGTGGAGGTACAGGCGGCGCGGTTTCGGAGATCAACGTTACCCCGCTCATCGACGTGTTGCTGGTGCTGCTGATCATCTTCATGGTCATCGTGCCGGTTACTCCGCATGGTCTGGATGCGCTGGTTCCCCAGCCGCCCAAGAACAAGCAGCAGGATGATAACAATACCCGCACGATTGTTGTTCAGGTTCAATCGAACGGCGCGGGTGAGCCGGCGTACAAGATCAACGAGACTGCGTTCAACAAGTCCGCGATCGAGTCACAGCTTGCAACCATCTTCGCCGCGCGGCAGGAGAAGGTCATGTTCGTGAAGGGTGACAAGGACCTGGACTTCAGCAAGATCGCTGAGGTGATCGACTTCGGGCATCAGGCTGGCGTGGATAACATCGGTCTGATTACGCCTCGGGTTGAAGCGGGTCAGTAA
- a CDS encoding ExbD/TolR family protein yields the protein MGINKRDEGKKVNSNINVTPMVDVMLVLLIIFMVITPMLNNKVNVDLPKATSAEAMEDANKEDSVIVAVTRDGRTFLGGDQVTMDDIGTKVSALLEKKTSKKVYLRADVRANYGKVMDAVDGVRAAGVSELGLLTERRDPDEPAAKKQ from the coding sequence ATGGGAATCAACAAGCGGGACGAAGGTAAGAAAGTCAACTCCAACATCAACGTGACGCCGATGGTGGACGTCATGCTGGTGCTCCTGATCATCTTCATGGTCATCACGCCCATGTTGAACAACAAGGTAAACGTCGATCTGCCGAAGGCTACGTCGGCCGAGGCGATGGAAGACGCCAACAAGGAAGATTCCGTGATCGTGGCTGTGACGCGCGATGGCCGGACGTTCCTGGGCGGCGACCAGGTGACGATGGACGATATCGGCACAAAGGTTTCAGCACTGCTCGAGAAGAAGACGAGCAAGAAGGTCTACCTGCGCGCAGACGTCCGGGCGAACTACGGCAAGGTGATGGACGCGGTTGATGGCGTTCGTGCGGCGGGTGTGAGCGAGCTTGGTCTCCTCACGGAACGTCGTGATCCGGATGAGCCTGCAGCGAAGAAGCAGTAG